One genomic region from Effusibacillus pohliae DSM 22757 encodes:
- a CDS encoding LacI family DNA-binding transcriptional regulator gives MATIKDVARMAGVSTATVSRVLTGNGPFTPDTRRKVMEAIEKLNYQPNGLGRYLRKQETRTVIVVLPDITNPFFSQIIRGMEDEALAHGFTVILGNTDNHADRQRNYVKLLEERRADGIILTAVRNPQPEIEAIQKIGPVVLACEYSSGMFQSVAIDNEQAAFEATSHLIRLGHKRIAHFAGPSEVVLSGDRLHGYQRALREHGIAEQWVGEGDFSLESGRRLMQKLLQANPRPTALFAASDKMAIGAILEAKLHGLKVPDDLAVVGFDDIEMAEVVDPPLTTIVQPKYQIGVEAMRKLITMLEGRPDPALQTILPHTLVIRRSCGGRPE, from the coding sequence ATGGCGACCATCAAAGATGTGGCAAGAATGGCGGGAGTGTCGACCGCAACAGTTTCGCGCGTACTGACCGGGAATGGCCCGTTTACGCCGGACACGCGGCGAAAGGTGATGGAAGCGATCGAAAAATTGAACTATCAGCCAAACGGACTGGGACGCTACCTGCGCAAGCAGGAGACGCGGACGGTGATCGTGGTGCTGCCGGACATCACAAACCCGTTCTTCTCGCAGATCATCCGCGGCATGGAAGATGAGGCACTGGCCCACGGATTCACGGTCATCCTTGGAAACACGGACAACCATGCGGACCGGCAGCGGAACTATGTGAAGCTGTTGGAAGAGCGGCGGGCCGACGGGATCATCCTGACCGCCGTCCGCAATCCGCAGCCGGAGATTGAAGCGATCCAAAAAATCGGCCCGGTCGTATTGGCCTGCGAGTACAGCTCCGGTATGTTTCAGTCGGTGGCGATCGATAACGAACAGGCCGCGTTTGAAGCGACGTCTCACCTGATTCGGTTGGGGCACAAGCGGATCGCCCATTTTGCCGGTCCTTCGGAGGTGGTGCTGAGCGGCGATCGCCTGCACGGGTACCAGCGGGCCCTGCGGGAGCACGGCATCGCGGAACAGTGGGTCGGCGAAGGAGATTTTTCGCTGGAATCGGGACGGCGCTTGATGCAGAAATTGCTGCAGGCGAATCCTCGTCCGACCGCGTTGTTTGCCGCCAGCGACAAGATGGCGATCGGGGCGATTCTGGAAGCGAAGTTGCACGGGCTGAAGGTGCCGGACGATTTGGCGGTCGTCGGATTCGATGATATTGAAATGGCGGAAGTCGTGGATCCGCCGCTGACGACGATCGTGCAGCCGAAGTATCAAATCGGCGTGGAAGCGATGCGCAAGCTGATCACGATGCTCGAGGGGCGCCCGGATCCGGCGCTGCAGACGATTTTGCCGCATACGTTGGTGATTCGACGTTCCTGCGGCGGCAGGCCGGAGTAA
- a CDS encoding carbohydrate ABC transporter permease, with translation MKKRKGSGLSEKQAGYLLVFPALLVILVIAIWPVVRSFWLSLHDIRLNDPTKTETHASYGIDLERYVNTMPYLLKSLDKEVQQAQGGTRQQLADIRARLENAQAAIGEEKQVKDRYQQVSDLLYDFKPVPAQLKYVDISDGKAKQLKETAEQADKQLAELAAAKQLKRPNDVTGLVKGLELSVIEPNFVGLSYYKQFLTEKRMWLSLFNTAVFTAISVAAELLLGLWIAVLINKQFRGRGLVRAAVLIPWAIPTVISALMWKFLYDGQNGIVAKAFATVGLISDMSTLLTTKWGAMFSVIFADVWKTTPFMALLIFAGLQTIPDSLYEAADIDGATKWQQFFRITLPLLKPAILVALLFRTLDAFRVFDLIYVLTGGGPANSTETISIYAYKTMFAQLNFGAGSALSVIVFVCVALISIGFIKILGADLLGDSRAR, from the coding sequence ATGAAAAAGCGCAAGGGCAGCGGCCTGTCGGAAAAACAGGCCGGGTATCTGTTGGTGTTTCCCGCCTTGTTGGTGATCCTGGTGATCGCGATCTGGCCGGTCGTTCGCTCTTTTTGGCTCAGTTTGCATGACATACGGCTGAATGACCCGACGAAAACGGAAACCCATGCGTCATACGGAATCGATCTGGAGCGGTATGTCAACACGATGCCGTATTTGCTGAAATCGCTGGACAAGGAAGTGCAGCAGGCGCAGGGAGGCACCCGACAACAGCTGGCGGATATTCGGGCACGGCTGGAAAACGCCCAGGCTGCAATCGGCGAAGAAAAGCAGGTGAAGGACCGTTACCAGCAGGTGAGCGATCTGCTGTATGATTTCAAACCGGTTCCGGCCCAGCTGAAATACGTGGACATCAGTGACGGGAAAGCGAAGCAGCTGAAAGAGACGGCGGAGCAGGCCGACAAACAGCTGGCGGAACTCGCTGCTGCCAAACAGCTGAAACGGCCGAACGACGTGACAGGACTTGTCAAGGGACTGGAGCTGTCCGTCATTGAGCCGAATTTTGTGGGATTGTCCTACTACAAGCAGTTTTTGACGGAAAAGCGCATGTGGCTGTCCCTGTTCAATACGGCTGTATTTACGGCGATTTCGGTTGCGGCCGAACTGCTCTTGGGGTTGTGGATTGCCGTTCTGATCAATAAACAGTTCCGGGGCAGGGGGCTGGTGCGCGCGGCCGTGCTGATTCCATGGGCGATTCCGACCGTCATTTCCGCCTTGATGTGGAAATTCCTGTATGACGGCCAAAACGGAATCGTCGCCAAAGCGTTTGCGACGGTCGGCCTGATCTCCGATATGAGCACGCTTCTGACCACCAAGTGGGGTGCTATGTTTTCGGTGATTTTTGCCGATGTGTGGAAAACCACTCCGTTTATGGCACTGCTCATTTTTGCCGGTTTGCAGACGATTCCGGATTCACTGTACGAGGCTGCCGACATCGACGGAGCCACGAAGTGGCAGCAGTTTTTCCGCATCACCTTGCCGCTGTTGAAGCCGGCGATTCTGGTCGCGCTTTTGTTCCGTACGCTGGATGCGTTCCGCGTATTCGACCTGATCTACGTGTTGACCGGCGGCGGTCCGGCGAATTCGACGGAGACCATCTCCATTTACGCGTACAAAACGATGTTTGCGCAGTTGAATTTTGGAGCCGGTTCCGCTCTTTCGGTGATCGTATTCGTGTGTGTGGCCCTGATCAGCATCGGGTTTATCAAAATTTTGGGCGCGGATCTGCTCGGGGACAGCAGAGCCCGGTAA
- a CDS encoding carbohydrate ABC transporter permease encodes MQKKAGPLFYVFLAGFLFVVMFPFLWMLIASLKPPNELFGARAFDAWIQHPTLVNYIRVFTQRPFGTYLWNSTVVAVLTTLYSIIIASIAAYAIAWLKFRGKTVILGIVLAVSMFPQIATISPIFLFMQSVGLTNSYLGLIIPYTTFALPLAIWNLTVFFRKIPYDLAEAAKVDGASILQTLIRVFFPVALPGVFTTAILVFIAAWNEFLFALTINTEEAMKTVPVGIAMFQGQYTMPWGEISAASIIVTVPLIIMVLIFQRRIISGLTSGAVKE; translated from the coding sequence ATGCAAAAAAAGGCGGGGCCGCTGTTTTACGTTTTCTTGGCCGGTTTCCTGTTTGTCGTGATGTTCCCGTTTCTGTGGATGCTGATCGCTTCGTTGAAGCCACCCAACGAACTGTTTGGCGCACGCGCATTTGATGCCTGGATCCAGCATCCAACCCTGGTCAACTATATCCGGGTATTTACGCAGCGGCCGTTTGGCACTTATTTGTGGAACAGTACAGTGGTCGCCGTGCTCACCACCTTGTACAGCATCATCATCGCTTCGATTGCGGCATACGCGATCGCCTGGTTGAAGTTCAGGGGAAAAACGGTCATTTTGGGGATTGTGCTGGCGGTCTCGATGTTTCCGCAAATCGCCACCATCTCGCCGATTTTCCTGTTCATGCAGTCAGTGGGACTGACCAATAGTTATCTGGGATTGATCATTCCCTACACCACGTTCGCTTTGCCGCTGGCAATTTGGAACCTGACCGTGTTTTTCCGCAAAATTCCCTACGATCTGGCGGAAGCTGCGAAAGTGGATGGGGCCAGCATCTTGCAAACGCTCATCCGGGTCTTTTTCCCGGTCGCGCTGCCGGGGGTTTTCACCACCGCCATTCTGGTGTTTATTGCGGCATGGAATGAATTTTTGTTTGCTCTGACGATCAACACGGAGGAAGCGATGAAAACGGTGCCGGTCGGCATCGCGATGTTCCAGGGGCAATACACGATGCCCTGGGGGGAAATTTCGGCAGCGTCGATTATCGTGACGGTTCCATTGATCATTATGGTTTTGATTTTCCAGCGGCGGATCATTTCCGGCTTGACGTCCGGCGCTGTCAAGGAGTAA
- a CDS encoding sugar phosphate isomerase/epimerase family protein: MKLGVFTVLFQNMPFEEMLDHVKAHGLDAVEIGTGNYPGDAHCKPDVLLEDADARRKWKKAIEDRGLMISALSCHGNPLHPNKEIAKGFHETYVKTVKLAQLLEVPVVNVFSGCPGDHEGAKYPNWPVSAWPHDYTEVLEWQWREKVIPYWREWGSFAAQHGVKLAFEMHGGFSVHSPATLLRLRDAVGEVIGANFDPSHMYWQGIDPIQAIRVLGKVNAIHHFHAKDTAIDTSNVNMHGLLDTQSFTRVQNRSWMFRTVGYGHDLKHWADIVSALRLVGYDYVLSIEHEDALMSVEEGFSKGVANLKQVILRDPVAEAWWA; this comes from the coding sequence ATGAAACTCGGTGTATTTACTGTGTTGTTTCAAAACATGCCGTTTGAAGAAATGCTGGATCATGTCAAGGCGCACGGGTTGGACGCGGTCGAGATCGGAACGGGCAATTATCCGGGCGATGCGCATTGCAAGCCCGATGTGCTGTTGGAAGATGCGGACGCCCGCCGAAAATGGAAAAAAGCGATCGAGGACCGGGGCCTGATGATTTCCGCCCTGAGCTGTCACGGCAACCCGCTGCACCCGAACAAGGAGATTGCCAAAGGATTCCATGAAACGTATGTGAAAACGGTCAAACTTGCTCAATTGCTGGAAGTTCCGGTGGTCAACGTATTCTCGGGCTGCCCGGGCGACCATGAGGGGGCGAAGTACCCGAACTGGCCGGTCTCCGCCTGGCCGCACGACTATACGGAAGTGCTCGAGTGGCAATGGCGCGAAAAAGTGATTCCCTATTGGCGGGAATGGGGCAGCTTTGCGGCACAGCACGGTGTCAAGCTGGCGTTTGAAATGCACGGCGGATTTTCGGTGCATTCGCCGGCCACCCTGCTTCGTTTGCGCGACGCGGTTGGGGAAGTGATCGGGGCCAATTTCGACCCAAGCCACATGTACTGGCAGGGGATCGATCCGATCCAGGCGATTCGCGTGCTCGGCAAAGTAAATGCGATCCATCATTTCCACGCGAAGGATACGGCAATCGATACGTCCAATGTCAACATGCACGGCCTGCTGGACACGCAAAGTTTCACCCGGGTGCAAAACCGGTCATGGATGTTCCGGACGGTGGGCTACGGGCATGATCTGAAACATTGGGCGGATATCGTATCGGCATTGCGGCTGGTGGGGTATGACTATGTGTTGAGCATTGAGCACGAAGATGCGTTGATGTCGGTTGAAGAAGGGTTCAGCAAAGGGGTTGCCAACCTCAAGCAGGTGATCCTGCGGGATCCGGTCGCAGAAGCCTGGTGGGCGTAG
- a CDS encoding ABC transporter substrate-binding protein, which produces MKWKKIALLNAGLAMSLALTACSSGQQAQPQPGGDKQGEKVKIVFARGKDVTGATQQLVEAFKKTHPNIDVEVREMPADTGQSHDQYVTMLSAKSSEIDVFDLDVIWPAEFAQAGYLLPLDRFIEEDKINLKDYIQGAVEAGNFEGKQWTMPKFIDTGLLFYRKDVVKQPPKTWDELIQQAKSLKGQGGTQFGYLMQAKQYEGLVCNFLEFISSYGGKILDDQGNVVVNSPETIKGLKKMMEVVKSDFVPKNITTFTELESHTAFIEGQSPFIRNWPYQWALAQDPKQSKIVDKVGVSPLPAGDKGSAATLGGWMSGINKYSKHPKEAWEFLKFMTGPEGQKITAVKGGSAPTYLPLYDDSEVKNASPLFANKDFVKGISAAVPRPTSPVYPKISEVIQIEVSKALAGQQTAEQAVQNMEKKIKEVVGK; this is translated from the coding sequence ATGAAGTGGAAAAAAATCGCATTGCTGAATGCGGGACTTGCCATGTCGTTGGCGCTGACTGCTTGCTCTTCCGGGCAACAGGCGCAACCCCAACCAGGGGGAGACAAGCAAGGCGAAAAGGTGAAAATCGTGTTCGCTCGGGGCAAAGACGTGACCGGCGCGACGCAACAACTGGTCGAAGCGTTTAAAAAGACCCATCCGAACATCGACGTAGAAGTGCGGGAAATGCCGGCTGACACGGGGCAAAGTCATGACCAGTATGTGACGATGCTGAGTGCCAAATCGTCGGAGATCGATGTGTTTGACCTGGACGTGATCTGGCCTGCTGAATTCGCCCAGGCCGGCTACCTGCTGCCGCTCGACCGGTTTATCGAAGAAGACAAAATCAACCTGAAGGACTATATCCAGGGAGCGGTGGAAGCCGGCAACTTCGAGGGCAAGCAGTGGACAATGCCGAAATTTATCGATACCGGCCTGCTGTTTTACCGGAAAGATGTGGTCAAGCAGCCGCCGAAAACGTGGGATGAATTGATTCAGCAGGCAAAAAGCCTGAAAGGGCAGGGCGGAACGCAATTCGGCTATCTGATGCAGGCGAAACAGTACGAAGGGCTGGTCTGCAACTTCCTGGAGTTCATCTCTTCCTACGGCGGAAAAATTCTCGACGACCAGGGCAATGTCGTGGTCAACAGCCCGGAAACGATCAAGGGATTGAAGAAAATGATGGAAGTCGTCAAATCCGACTTCGTTCCGAAAAACATCACGACCTTCACCGAATTGGAGTCGCACACGGCGTTTATTGAAGGGCAGTCGCCGTTTATCCGTAACTGGCCGTATCAATGGGCACTCGCACAGGATCCGAAACAGTCGAAGATTGTGGATAAGGTCGGAGTGTCTCCGTTGCCGGCAGGGGACAAGGGTTCTGCTGCCACGCTGGGCGGTTGGATGTCGGGGATCAACAAGTACTCCAAGCATCCGAAAGAGGCTTGGGAGTTTCTGAAGTTTATGACCGGTCCGGAGGGGCAAAAAATCACGGCGGTCAAGGGTGGCAGCGCCCCCACCTATCTGCCTTTGTACGACGATTCGGAAGTGAAAAACGCGAGCCCGCTGTTTGCCAACAAGGATTTTGTGAAGGGCATCAGCGCGGCGGTTCCGCGTCCGACCTCGCCGGTGTATCCGAAGATTTCCGAGGTCATCCAGATCGAGGTGTCGAAGGCGCTGGCCGGACAACAAACGGCCGAGCAAGCGGTACAGAACATGGAAAAGAAAATCAAGGAAGTCGTCGGCAAGTAA
- a CDS encoding Gfo/Idh/MocA family protein, translating into MAKLKIGVIGCGSIAQHRHLPEYAANLNAEIVAVCDKDRERVQEVAETYGAKAYTDYRELLQNEGLDAVSVCTPNALHAPISIAALDAGKHVLCEKPMATSHEEALAMIAAAEKSGKFLMIGHNQRLMPPHKKAKEILDSGVLGRVLTFRTTFGHAGPEMWSVEGAGGWFFQKQQAFIGAMGDLGVHKADLLRFLLGEEIVEVGAFVGTLAKQNTDVDDNAVCIVKTESGAIGTLVASWTYQPKEDNSTVFYCEKGTLRLAEDPTYGVIVEFANGERALYQVGAVATNEKQTTSGVIDAFIEHILTGTRPAISGEEGYKSLKVILAALESAETGRIVRVE; encoded by the coding sequence GTGGCAAAGCTGAAAATCGGGGTTATTGGCTGCGGCAGCATTGCGCAACACCGGCATTTGCCGGAATATGCGGCCAACCTGAACGCCGAAATCGTGGCGGTTTGTGATAAGGATCGCGAGCGGGTGCAGGAGGTGGCGGAAACATACGGGGCCAAGGCCTACACGGATTATCGGGAGTTGCTGCAGAATGAGGGATTGGACGCGGTGAGCGTCTGCACCCCGAACGCGCTGCATGCACCGATCAGCATCGCGGCTTTGGACGCGGGCAAGCACGTACTGTGCGAAAAGCCGATGGCCACCTCGCATGAGGAGGCGCTGGCGATGATCGCGGCGGCCGAAAAAAGCGGCAAGTTTTTGATGATCGGCCACAACCAGCGATTGATGCCGCCGCACAAGAAGGCGAAAGAGATCCTGGACAGCGGCGTGCTGGGACGGGTGTTGACGTTCCGCACGACATTCGGTCATGCCGGGCCTGAGATGTGGAGCGTGGAAGGAGCGGGCGGCTGGTTTTTCCAGAAACAGCAGGCATTTATCGGTGCAATGGGCGACCTCGGGGTGCACAAAGCCGATTTGCTACGCTTCCTCCTCGGCGAAGAGATTGTGGAGGTCGGGGCGTTTGTCGGAACGCTTGCCAAGCAAAACACGGATGTGGATGACAACGCGGTGTGTATTGTGAAAACGGAAAGCGGAGCGATCGGGACGCTGGTGGCCAGCTGGACGTATCAACCGAAGGAGGACAACAGCACTGTCTTTTATTGCGAGAAGGGGACACTGCGGTTGGCGGAAGATCCGACATACGGCGTCATCGTCGAGTTTGCAAACGGTGAACGGGCGCTGTATCAGGTGGGTGCTGTGGCGACCAACGAAAAACAAACGACCAGCGGTGTGATCGATGCGTTTATCGAGCATATCTTGACCGGCACCCGGCCTGCCATTTCGGGAGAGGAAGGATACAAGTCGCTGAAAGTGATTTTGGCGGCGTTGGAGTCGGCTGAAACGGGCCGGATCGTGCGGGTGGAGTAA